From Desulfuromonas soudanensis, the proteins below share one genomic window:
- a CDS encoding XrtA/PEP-CTERM system exopolysaccharide export protein has translation MKRIIFALLFAVLQGGTAAAGDYVIGEGDLLQISVWGVPELSVEVVVRPDGKITLPAAGDVVAAGLEPTALSHRLNGILTNFVKKPIVTVTVSQITNNRIYLSGGGVKPEVINLAGKTTLFRLLCGLENLENGDLRHAYVLRGKKVVRDDFHGLFINGEFDKDIELQANDIIFIPNNEQNKVYVVGAVNEPKYIIYREGMKVLDAVLEAGGLNEFAKESEIKIVRKNQVDRAVEIKVKMSKILNGKDVAQNIQLNPGDYIVINEGIF, from the coding sequence ATGAAACGTATTATTTTTGCGTTGCTGTTTGCAGTGCTTCAGGGCGGGACCGCCGCTGCGGGAGACTATGTCATCGGTGAAGGGGACCTGCTGCAGATTTCCGTATGGGGCGTTCCCGAGCTGAGCGTCGAGGTGGTGGTTCGGCCGGACGGCAAGATCACCCTCCCCGCCGCCGGGGATGTCGTCGCCGCCGGCCTGGAGCCGACCGCCCTCAGCCACAGGCTCAACGGCATCCTCACCAATTTCGTCAAGAAGCCGATCGTGACCGTGACCGTGTCGCAGATCACCAACAACCGGATCTATCTTTCCGGCGGCGGAGTTAAACCCGAAGTGATCAATCTGGCAGGGAAGACCACCCTCTTCAGACTGCTGTGCGGACTGGAAAACCTTGAAAACGGCGACCTGAGGCATGCCTATGTCCTGCGGGGCAAAAAGGTCGTCAGGGACGATTTTCACGGTCTGTTCATCAATGGAGAGTTCGACAAGGACATCGAGCTTCAGGCAAACGACATCATCTTCATCCCCAATAACGAGCAGAACAAGGTGTATGTCGTCGGGGCCGTCAATGAACCGAAGTACATCATCTACCGGGAAGGGATGAAGGTTCTCGATGCCGTTCTGGAGGCCGGCGGATTAAACGAGTTTGCCAAGGAAAGCGAAATCAAAATCGTCAGGAAAAATCAGGTCGACCGGGCTGTGGAAATCAAGGTCAAGATGAGCAAGATTCTGAACGGAAAAGACGTTGCCCAGAACATACAGCTCAATCCCGGTGACTATATCGTCATCAATGAAGGGATATTCTGA
- a CDS encoding TIGR03013 family XrtA/PEP-CTERM system glycosyltransferase, which produces MVKTLLILMGGDALMAVLALYLGALLHHGSWIMRDPELAADPSRSLLFVFILLGTTYFCELYSRDQRYRKGEVFKRIAGSLLLAFVVMSALYYLWPQVVPGRTPLLVALLCFGLAQYLWHNRYPLLFKIPGVAQRVLILGVGPLAQQIAAALGSTKHNYVLAGFVQPDGEVASMPRKMLRGSASSLAEIVLNEKIDKIVISLSERRGILPVAALLQCKFNGIEIVDAMSFHEQVAGKLLIKHTTPGWFIFSDGFHITPTIRMAKRALDLSFAAIVSLAALPVIPLVILAIRLDSPGPILFRQSRVGERDNSFLLFKFRTMRPDAEAQTGAVWAQQNDPRVTAVGRFLRKTRLDEIPQLYNVLRGDMSFVGPRPERPEFVANLQESIPYYSKRHCVKPGLTGWAQVNYPYGASEEDALEKLRYDLYYIKHYSLILDLLIVLETVKVVLFGKGGR; this is translated from the coding sequence ATGGTCAAGACGCTGCTGATATTAATGGGAGGGGATGCGCTGATGGCCGTTCTTGCCCTTTATCTGGGCGCCCTGCTGCACCATGGCTCCTGGATTATGCGTGATCCGGAACTGGCTGCCGATCCTTCCAGGAGCCTGCTCTTTGTTTTCATCCTTTTGGGCACCACCTACTTCTGCGAGCTCTACAGCAGGGATCAGCGCTACCGAAAAGGCGAGGTTTTCAAGCGCATTGCCGGCTCGCTCCTGCTGGCCTTCGTTGTCATGTCCGCCCTCTACTATCTCTGGCCCCAGGTTGTCCCGGGACGCACACCCCTGCTTGTGGCCCTCCTTTGTTTTGGACTGGCCCAGTACCTCTGGCACAACCGATATCCGCTCCTGTTCAAAATTCCAGGGGTCGCCCAGAGGGTGTTGATCCTCGGCGTCGGGCCTCTGGCCCAGCAAATTGCCGCGGCTCTCGGCAGCACCAAACACAATTACGTTCTTGCCGGTTTCGTGCAGCCGGACGGGGAAGTGGCGTCGATGCCCCGAAAAATGCTCAGGGGGTCGGCCAGTTCTCTGGCAGAGATCGTGCTGAATGAAAAGATCGACAAAATCGTGATCTCCCTATCGGAGCGCCGGGGAATTCTGCCGGTGGCGGCCCTGCTGCAGTGCAAATTCAACGGCATCGAAATTGTCGACGCCATGTCCTTTCACGAACAGGTGGCGGGAAAACTCCTCATTAAACATACGACCCCCGGCTGGTTCATCTTCTCCGACGGCTTTCACATCACCCCGACCATCAGGATGGCCAAGCGCGCCCTGGATCTTTCCTTTGCCGCCATCGTCTCCCTGGCCGCCCTGCCGGTTATTCCTCTGGTCATTCTGGCGATCCGCCTCGATTCTCCCGGACCGATCCTCTTCCGGCAGAGCCGGGTGGGGGAGCGGGACAACTCCTTTCTTCTCTTCAAGTTTCGCACCATGCGCCCCGATGCCGAAGCGCAGACCGGAGCCGTCTGGGCCCAGCAGAACGACCCGAGGGTGACGGCCGTCGGCCGCTTCCTGCGCAAGACCCGCCTCGATGAAATCCCCCAGCTCTACAACGTACTCCGGGGCGACATGAGCTTTGTCGGCCCCCGTCCCGAGCGCCCCGAATTCGTCGCCAATCTCCAGGAAAGTATCCCCTATTACTCCAAGCGCCACTGCGTCAAGCCCGGCCTGACCGGGTGGGCCCAGGTCAACTACCCCTATGGCGCCTCGGAGGAAGATGCCCTGGAAAAACTGCGCTACGACCTCTATTACATCAAGCACTACTCTCTCATACTCGATCTGTTGATTGTCCTCGAAACGGTCAAGGTAGTGCTTTTCGGCAAGGGAGGGAGATAA